Proteins from a single region of Juglans microcarpa x Juglans regia isolate MS1-56 chromosome 5S, Jm3101_v1.0, whole genome shotgun sequence:
- the LOC121267176 gene encoding uncharacterized protein LOC121267176: MARALTRMTEFLQQNFPPQREQQNGCPYERFLAHRTPTFSGQEDPLRAGKWISDLEKTFEICGCTETQKVLYASYLLQGDATAWWGTKRELLEMELGSIPAVSWPRFKKEFNDLFFLSTMRKQKAREFNNLVQGVMTVEQYARKFIELGKFATHLIAMEEMRIERFQEGLRREIRRQVACLQILTFQQLVEVASIAEREFIDPVATPIGQKRRVFGEGSSSGSAPKFISRTGAQPQMATGVRMGGRAPICGKCNRSHVGECHMSGIQCFRCGQTRHLARSCPTIIQANQGCYRGGRTTSRPTIQARVYAVTPGEVDDEAQETQNAGVITGRVRLYDYYACTLFDSGAS, encoded by the coding sequence ATGGCTAGAGCTTTAACCcgtatgacagaatttcttcaacagaattttccGCCGCAAAGGGAGCAACAGAACGGTTGTCCGTACGAACGCTTTTTAGCTCATAGGACCCCTACTTTTTCTGGGCAAGAGGATCCACTTCGTGCTGGAAAGTGGATTAGTGATCTCGAAAAGACATTTGAGATCTGTGGGTGTACTGAAACTCAAAAGGTGTTATACGCAAGTTACCTGTTGCAAGGTGATGCGACTGCTTGGTGGGGAACCAAGCGGGAGCTTCTGGAAATGGAGTTAGGATCTATTCCGGCGGTATCTTGGCCGCGATTTAAAAAGGAATTCAATGATCTTTTCTTCCTGAGTACTATGAGGAAACAAAAGGCACGAGAGTTTAACAATTTAGTACAAGGGGTGATGACGGTTGAGCAGTATGCCCGGAAGTTTATAGAACTCGGGAAGTTTGCTACACATTTGATTGCTATGGAAGAGATGCGGATCGAGCGATTTCAGGAGGGTCTACGGCGGGAGATCCGTAGACAGGTTGCTTGCTTGCAAATTCTGACTTTTCAGCAATTAGTAGAGGTTGCTTCGATTGCAGAGCGGGAGTTTATTGATCCTGTTGCTACACCAATTGGGCAAAAGAGAAGAGTTTTCGGGGAAGGAAGTAGTTCGGGATCTGCACCTAAGTTTATTTCTAGGACTGGGGCCCAACCACAGATGGCCACCGGAGTACGAATGGGAGGTCGAGCACCAATATGTGGCAAATGCAATAGGTCGCATGTCGGCGAGTGCCACATGTCTGGGATTCAGTGTTTCAGATGCGGGCAAACAAGACATCTTGCTCGCAGCTGCCCTACCATCATACAGGCAAATCAAGGCTGTTACCGTGGTGGGAGGACTACCTCAAGACCAACTATTCAAGCTAGGGTCTATGCTGTGACACCTGGTGAGGTAGATGATGAAGCTCAGGAAACCCAAAATGCTGGAGTCATCACAGGTAGAGTTCGACTATATGATTATTATGCTTGCACtttatttgactcgggagcaTCTTAG